The following are encoded in a window of Ictalurus punctatus breed USDA103 chromosome 13, Coco_2.0, whole genome shotgun sequence genomic DNA:
- the tbkbp1 gene encoding TANK-binding kinase 1-binding protein 1 isoform X1 — protein sequence MESLFGGELGLLGGSEGLKEDGCWAGSPLPEDMYSASHFALISAYQDIKTRLAGLERENTDIKRKLKLYEIKFPMINDFGEDRNSYCSFEPKDTALLQSENGNLQQRINILTHELQKGKEREEQLEDVIQAYEKIHMEKTNLQRDLDKMTSLVEKHMERIHSLEAALRQRDSSLHKFNTQLHSKDMQYLQLHASPDTHRLDCPALTLQSSRSLDTLSDLKLQRLEAELEGARHEARGACQREEELKAECERLQEELRELQNNQRQQDVSSTCAQCDMEWIKKVGDEQVNLALAYTELTEELSRLQALSTKQTEILRKASQEDTSPVQRHSPVPHQRHSPVPQRHSPIQQRHSPIQQRHSPIQQHHSPIQQRRSPVLQRLSPDMHRRSPLAELNDGPASYTCRPPTQHLRASFQGRRSYSEVADPSAYQRPPRFTLDPVSTLPKPRPYVESYHKQQQQQQQQQQHGHIMAQRRGSQPGIQTIGGEGSMAESPRHNRELSFQHAELSHLHYEPQPAPATLHTSPQPPHSSEDEEEWTCPHPISPPRTLGTSGPASTMRGPASCSAFPIPSRPNTLSCHSPGYLHAEHAQSWPSINLWIETEEESDVRSCPLCQLIFPVGYPDDALIKHIDSHLENSKI from the exons ATGGAGTCTTTGTTCGGAGGGGAGCTGGGATTGCTGGGAGGAAGTGAGGGATTGAAGGAGGATGGCTGCTGGGCAGGATCGCCCTTACCTGAGGATATGTACTCGGCCTCCCACTTCGCCCTCATCAGTGCTTACCAGGACATCAAGACCCGACTGGCCGGACTGGAGAGGGAGAACACCGATATCAAAAGAAAGCTCAAGCTTTACGAGATAAAG TTTCCTATGATTAATGACTTTGGCGAGGACAGGAATTCCTACTGCTCCTTTGAGCCTAAAGATACGGCCTTGCTCCAGTCTGAGAATGGCAATCTGCAGCAGAGAATCAACATCCTCACCCATGAG CTTCAAAAGGGTAAGGAACGGGAGGAGCAGCTGGAAGATGTCATTCAGGCCTATGAGAAGATCCACATGGAGAAGACTAATCTCCAAAGGGACCTGGACAAGATG ACATCTCTAGTGGAGAAGCACATGGAGCGAATCCACAGTCTAGAGGCTGCTCTGAGGCAGCGAGACAGCTCTCTACACAAATTCAACACACAACTGCACAGCAAAGACATGCAGTACCTGCAGCTCCATGCCAGTCctgacacacaca GGCTAGACTGCCCAGCTCTGACCCTTCAGAGCTCCCGCAGTCTGGATACTCTTTCAGACCTGAAACTACAGCGGCTGGAGGCAGAGCTAGAAGGGGCTCGGCATGAGGCCCGAGGTGCATGTCAGAGGGAGGAGGAGCTAAAGGCTGAATGTGAGAGACTGCAAGAAGAGCTAAGAGAGCTTCAGAACAACCAGAGACAACAG GATGTGAGCTCCACTTGTGCCCAGTGTGACATGGAATGGATAAAGAAGGTGGGAGATGAACA AGTGAATCTGGCTCTGGCCTACACTGAGCTGACTGAGGAGCTTAGCAGGCTACAGGCACTGAGCACCAAACAGACAGAGATTCTGAGGAAAGCCTCACAGGAAGACACTAGCCCAG TTCAACGCCATTCTCCTGTGCCTCACCAGAGGCACTCGCCTGTTCCACAACGACACTCCCCCATCCAACAACGCCATTCCCCCATCCAACAGCGTCATTCCCCAATTCAACAGCATCATTCTCCTATACAGCAGCGTCGCTCTCCAGTGCTGCAGCGTCTCTCCCCGGACATGCACCGCCGCTCTCCCCTGGCCGAACTTAACGATGGTCCTGCTTCCTACACCTGCAGACCCCCTACTCAGCACCTAAGAGCCAGTTTTCAAGGGCGCCGCAGTTACTCCGAAGTTGCAGACCCTTCTGCCTATCAGCGTCCGCCAAGGTTCACCCTTGACCCTGTCTCCACCTTGCCAAAGCCCCGTCCATACGTTGAGAGCTACCacaaacagcagcaacaacagcaacagcagcagcagcatggcCATATAATGGCCCAAAGGCGAGGCTCCCAGCCTGGGATTCAGACCATAGGAGGGGAAGGAAGTATGGCTGAATCACCTAGACACAACAGAGAGCTCTCTTTCCAGCATGCAGAATTGTCTCATCTGCATTATGAGCCTCAGCCTGCTCCAGCAACGCTACATACCTCTCCCCAGCCACCACACTCTtcagaggatgaggaagagtgGACCTGCCCTCACCCCATCAGTCCCCCGCGGACACTGGGGACTTCTGGCCCCGCCTCCACCATGAGGGGCCCTGCTTCCTGTTCAGCCTTCCCCATCCCATCTCGCCCCAACACCTTAAGCTGCCACTCACCTGGATACCTGCATGCAGAACATGCCCAGTCTTGGCCATCCATTAAT CTTTGGATAGAGACAGAGGAGGAGAGTGATGTGAGGAGCTGCCCGCTGTGTCAACTCATCTTTCCTGTCGGTTACCCTGATGATGCCCTAATCAAGCACATTGACTCACACTTGGAGAACAGCAAGATCTGA
- the tbkbp1 gene encoding TANK-binding kinase 1-binding protein 1 isoform X2 codes for MAEVHHYLPGFCPAPLAVHRLQFPMINDFGEDRNSYCSFEPKDTALLQSENGNLQQRINILTHELQKGKEREEQLEDVIQAYEKIHMEKTNLQRDLDKMTSLVEKHMERIHSLEAALRQRDSSLHKFNTQLHSKDMQYLQLHASPDTHRLDCPALTLQSSRSLDTLSDLKLQRLEAELEGARHEARGACQREEELKAECERLQEELRELQNNQRQQDVSSTCAQCDMEWIKKVGDEQVNLALAYTELTEELSRLQALSTKQTEILRKASQEDTSPVQRHSPVPHQRHSPVPQRHSPIQQRHSPIQQRHSPIQQHHSPIQQRRSPVLQRLSPDMHRRSPLAELNDGPASYTCRPPTQHLRASFQGRRSYSEVADPSAYQRPPRFTLDPVSTLPKPRPYVESYHKQQQQQQQQQQHGHIMAQRRGSQPGIQTIGGEGSMAESPRHNRELSFQHAELSHLHYEPQPAPATLHTSPQPPHSSEDEEEWTCPHPISPPRTLGTSGPASTMRGPASCSAFPIPSRPNTLSCHSPGYLHAEHAQSWPSINLWIETEEESDVRSCPLCQLIFPVGYPDDALIKHIDSHLENSKI; via the exons ATGGCTGAGGTCCATCACTATCTTCCTGGCTTTTGTCCAGCACCACTTGCTGTACATAGACTGCAG TTTCCTATGATTAATGACTTTGGCGAGGACAGGAATTCCTACTGCTCCTTTGAGCCTAAAGATACGGCCTTGCTCCAGTCTGAGAATGGCAATCTGCAGCAGAGAATCAACATCCTCACCCATGAG CTTCAAAAGGGTAAGGAACGGGAGGAGCAGCTGGAAGATGTCATTCAGGCCTATGAGAAGATCCACATGGAGAAGACTAATCTCCAAAGGGACCTGGACAAGATG ACATCTCTAGTGGAGAAGCACATGGAGCGAATCCACAGTCTAGAGGCTGCTCTGAGGCAGCGAGACAGCTCTCTACACAAATTCAACACACAACTGCACAGCAAAGACATGCAGTACCTGCAGCTCCATGCCAGTCctgacacacaca GGCTAGACTGCCCAGCTCTGACCCTTCAGAGCTCCCGCAGTCTGGATACTCTTTCAGACCTGAAACTACAGCGGCTGGAGGCAGAGCTAGAAGGGGCTCGGCATGAGGCCCGAGGTGCATGTCAGAGGGAGGAGGAGCTAAAGGCTGAATGTGAGAGACTGCAAGAAGAGCTAAGAGAGCTTCAGAACAACCAGAGACAACAG GATGTGAGCTCCACTTGTGCCCAGTGTGACATGGAATGGATAAAGAAGGTGGGAGATGAACA AGTGAATCTGGCTCTGGCCTACACTGAGCTGACTGAGGAGCTTAGCAGGCTACAGGCACTGAGCACCAAACAGACAGAGATTCTGAGGAAAGCCTCACAGGAAGACACTAGCCCAG TTCAACGCCATTCTCCTGTGCCTCACCAGAGGCACTCGCCTGTTCCACAACGACACTCCCCCATCCAACAACGCCATTCCCCCATCCAACAGCGTCATTCCCCAATTCAACAGCATCATTCTCCTATACAGCAGCGTCGCTCTCCAGTGCTGCAGCGTCTCTCCCCGGACATGCACCGCCGCTCTCCCCTGGCCGAACTTAACGATGGTCCTGCTTCCTACACCTGCAGACCCCCTACTCAGCACCTAAGAGCCAGTTTTCAAGGGCGCCGCAGTTACTCCGAAGTTGCAGACCCTTCTGCCTATCAGCGTCCGCCAAGGTTCACCCTTGACCCTGTCTCCACCTTGCCAAAGCCCCGTCCATACGTTGAGAGCTACCacaaacagcagcaacaacagcaacagcagcagcagcatggcCATATAATGGCCCAAAGGCGAGGCTCCCAGCCTGGGATTCAGACCATAGGAGGGGAAGGAAGTATGGCTGAATCACCTAGACACAACAGAGAGCTCTCTTTCCAGCATGCAGAATTGTCTCATCTGCATTATGAGCCTCAGCCTGCTCCAGCAACGCTACATACCTCTCCCCAGCCACCACACTCTtcagaggatgaggaagagtgGACCTGCCCTCACCCCATCAGTCCCCCGCGGACACTGGGGACTTCTGGCCCCGCCTCCACCATGAGGGGCCCTGCTTCCTGTTCAGCCTTCCCCATCCCATCTCGCCCCAACACCTTAAGCTGCCACTCACCTGGATACCTGCATGCAGAACATGCCCAGTCTTGGCCATCCATTAAT CTTTGGATAGAGACAGAGGAGGAGAGTGATGTGAGGAGCTGCCCGCTGTGTCAACTCATCTTTCCTGTCGGTTACCCTGATGATGCCCTAATCAAGCACATTGACTCACACTTGGAGAACAGCAAGATCTGA